CATCACTTACAAGAGCAGACGCAGAGCGCTACAACGTTGATTGGGACGAAGTCCCGCATCCTGAAATAGATCTCGATGGTACGCCCGCAAATTTCAAAGTGATCAAGAAAGTAACCACAGATGAAATCAGCAATTACCTGGACGGCTCAGGCGAGGTCATGCTTAATATCATCGTTCCCATGAGCGTTGCAGAATACATCGACAAGATCAATGTTAATGAGCTTGATACAGGGATATTCTTTAACTGTGACAATAAGAACACCCTAAACATGCTCGCTTCTCTGTGCGATCAGTTGTATGAACAGGGCGGCAACGCAGGAGTACAACAGACCAACGGAACTAATGCTGAATTCAGGGAGATAATCGCTTACCTCATCAGGACTGTGCTTATAGTATTCACAGCGATCGCATCTGCAATCTGTCTCCTGAACGTATACAGCTCGATATCAGGCCTCATGGTATCCAGAAGAAAGCATTTCGCAGTTTTGAAATCCATGGGTTCGACATTTAAGCAGCTCCTTGCTACTGAGATCAGAGAGAGCGCCGGAATGCTTTTGGCAGCAATACTAATTGCATTCCCCATCACAGGAATCATCTGCCATTACCTCTCGAAAATATTCATCAGCAGGTTCGGTTATTTCACGATATCTTTCCCGTGGCTCCAGTCTGCAGGACTCATAGTATTCATCGTAGCGGCAGTTCTCCTTATGACGTTTATTTGCGTAAGACGCGAGAACAAAATTGATATAATAGAGGAGATCAAACGAGAGAGTATCTGATGATGGTATTAGTAGTTGAAGATGACAAAATAATCGCAGAAGGATTGAAGCTTGCTTTAACAGGCGAGGGTATGGAAGTTACCCTCGCTTCTTCTGTTGCCGAAGCCTTTGCAGCTTTGGATAGTGAGGATACCGGTAAAAAGATAGATTTCTGTCTATTGGACATGACTCTTCCTGACGGCAACGGCATGGAGATCTGCACCAAGGTCCGTGAGACATCCGAAATGCCAATTATCTTCTTAACCGCGATGGACGATGAGATCCATACAGTCCTGGCTTTCGACAAGGGCGCGGACGATTATATCTCCAAGCCGTTCCATATCAAGGAACTTATTGCCAGAATGAAGCGCCTCATCAAGCGCACCAAGTCATCAGCAAATACTGTCTGCGTTATCGGCGATAATTCAGTTGATATCACGAATGCGAAAATGTATAGAGGCGGTGAAGAGGTTCCTCTTACTGCAATGGAATATAAGCTTCTGCTGGTATTTATCAACCACGCGGGCGAGGTTTTGGACCGCGACCAGATACTCAACATCCTCTGGGATGACGTCGGAAGCTTTGTCAACGACAACACGCTGACTGTTTATATCAAGCGCCTGAGGAGCAAACTCGGTGACGATGACGGGAAGTTCATCGAGACATTGAGAGGACAGGGGTACAGACTTAATCTATGAACCCTTACCTGATCGCAATCTGTGTTCTTGGTCTTATCGTGGCTGCGCTCGTGGTCTACATTGTCGTGGATAAGATACGCCGCAAAAAAGAGCTCGATGAGCTGATCGAATTCCTAACAAAAGTACAGGACAGGGACACTTTCCCGGAACTTGGGCTTGAAGCTGAAGGCCGCATGCTTATCTTGAGAAGCGAGATCTACAAGCTCGCTTCAACTCTACAGGAGCAGTACACAGGCGAGGTCAAAAAGAATACCTACATGGCTGAAATGCTCTCCAATATCTCCCATCAGATAAAGACACCGCTTACGGCGATCAACCTCATGACCGATGCCTTAAAGAATGGCAATCTCGATGAGGCACAGCGCCGCCGCTGCATTGCAAACATCACAGAACAGACTGACCACATCACATGGCTCGTAAGGTCACTTTTGACACTTGCCGAGATCGATGCGGGCGTTCTCGTTCTTAAGAAAGAATCCGTTCCGGTTAAAGAGATAATCGATGGTATAGTTTCAGGCATAGCCATAGAAGCTGACATCAAGGATGTTGCTATCGAAGTAAATGTGCCTGCTGAAAATACCATTAATTGCGACAAGCGCTGGATGTCCGAAGCCTTTTCGAACATCATAAAGAACTCGCTTCAGCACACTGAGGCGGGCGGTGCGATTAAGATCTCATCTGAAGAAACCAATCTGTCCGTTAATATCCGCATAGAAGACAACGGCTGCGGCATTTCCAAAAAGGATCTGCCCAATATTTTCGAGCGCTTTTACCACGGTGAGAAGTCCGATCCCAACAGCAACGGCATCGGCTTGTCGCTTGCAAAGCAGATAATAAACTCCCAGAACGGCACGATCTCCTGCGAGAGCGAAGAGGGAAAAGGCACTATTTTCGAGATAAAAATATATAAATCTGCAACTGTGTAAAAAACCTTGTATAATAGTGTCCGAATCACCAAAAGCGGAGGATCGTAATGATCTACAACAATATCCTTGAGGCAATCGGAAACACGCCTCTTATTAAGCTGAATCACATAGTACCCGAAGGCGCAGCTGACGTTTTCGTTAAGAACGAAGGCTTGGACGTCGGAGGTTCCATTAAGACGCGCACGGCTCTCAACATGATCGAGCGCGCTGAAAAAGAAGGCAAACTCAACAAAGACAGCATCATCGTAGAGCCTACGAGCGGCAACCAGGGAATAGGACTTGCCCTTATTGGCGCAGTAAAAGGCTACCGCACGATAATCGTAATGCCCGATTCCGTAAGCCACGAGAGATCAATGCTCGTTAAGCACTACGGCGCTGAGGTCGTACTCATTCACGACGACGGCGACATCGGCAAGGCAATCGAAGAGTGCAGACTCAAGGCTGAAGAGATCGCAGCATCCGATCCGCACGTATTTATCCCCCAGCAGTTTGAGAACCCTGCAAATACAGAAGCTCAGTACGCATATACAGCCAAGGAGATCCTTGAAGCAATGGAAGGCCGTCAGATCGACGGTTTCTGCTCAGGCATCGGTACAGGCGGCACTATTACAGGCATTGGCCATGCTTTGAAGGAAGTAAATCCTTCTACAGTTATCTGGGCAGCAGAGCCTGAGAACGCGGCTATCCTGTCCGGCGGCTCCATCGGCACCCACGTTCAGATGGGTATTGGCGACGGCCTTATCCCCGGCATTCTGGATACTAAAGTTTACGATGATATCTGCATCATCACAGACGAAGAGGCCATCAACACATCACGTGAACTCACACGCAAAGAGGGCATGATGTGCGGTATCTCTTCAGGTACTAACGTCGCATGCGCTATCAAGCTCGCGATAAAACTGGGTGCAGGCAAGACCGTAGTTACCGTTCTGCCTGACACGGCTGAGAGATATTTCTCAACGCCTCTTTTCGAGGAATAATATGGATATCAACGTAAAATGCCCTTATTGTAACCAGATCACAGGCTATGATAATTCCAGGCCTTTTGCGTTTTGCATGTTATGCGGCAAGCAGATAAGCATCACGCCTCCTGCCGCGAATAATCAGGTTGCACCTGTAAACAGCCAGACACCTGTGAATAATCC
The window above is part of the Ruminococcaceae bacterium R-25 genome. Proteins encoded here:
- a CDS encoding signal transduction histidine kinase gives rise to the protein MNPYLIAICVLGLIVAALVVYIVVDKIRRKKELDELIEFLTKVQDRDTFPELGLEAEGRMLILRSEIYKLASTLQEQYTGEVKKNTYMAEMLSNISHQIKTPLTAINLMTDALKNGNLDEAQRRRCIANITEQTDHITWLVRSLLTLAEIDAGVLVLKKESVPVKEIIDGIVSGIAIEADIKDVAIEVNVPAENTINCDKRWMSEAFSNIIKNSLQHTEAGGAIKISSEETNLSVNIRIEDNGCGISKKDLPNIFERFYHGEKSDPNSNGIGLSLAKQIINSQNGTISCESEEGKGTIFEIKIYKSATV
- a CDS encoding cysteine synthase: MIYNNILEAIGNTPLIKLNHIVPEGAADVFVKNEGLDVGGSIKTRTALNMIERAEKEGKLNKDSIIVEPTSGNQGIGLALIGAVKGYRTIIVMPDSVSHERSMLVKHYGAEVVLIHDDGDIGKAIEECRLKAEEIAASDPHVFIPQQFENPANTEAQYAYTAKEILEAMEGRQIDGFCSGIGTGGTITGIGHALKEVNPSTVIWAAEPENAAILSGGSIGTHVQMGIGDGLIPGILDTKVYDDICIITDEEAINTSRELTRKEGMMCGISSGTNVACAIKLAIKLGAGKTVVTVLPDTAERYFSTPLFEE
- a CDS encoding DNA-binding response OmpR family regulator, yielding MMVLVVEDDKIIAEGLKLALTGEGMEVTLASSVAEAFAALDSEDTGKKIDFCLLDMTLPDGNGMEICTKVRETSEMPIIFLTAMDDEIHTVLAFDKGADDYISKPFHIKELIARMKRLIKRTKSSANTVCVIGDNSVDITNAKMYRGGEEVPLTAMEYKLLLVFINHAGEVLDRDQILNILWDDVGSFVNDNTLTVYIKRLRSKLGDDDGKFIETLRGQGYRLNL